Genomic window (bacterium):
AGGCTTGAAGAAGCACGTGAGCTGTTGGAAGTGCTCGAGGCGGGGGGCAATCTTTCCCTCGCAGAGGCGGAATACTTGAACGAGGAGTAATCCAGTGAGAAACTCATTGAAAAAGTCGCTCGTTGAAATCCCAGGCCTTGCGGCCTCGTTCGCCGCGGCGTTGTTTGTGCTGATTTCGTGCGGAGGTGGCGGAGGAAAGCCGCCGGACGACTGGCCGCCGATAAATCCTCCTCCCCAACCCGGCCCCGCGGATTTGCGAAAGGAAAGGATGGACGCGGTTCAATCCTGGGGATACGTTTTGCAGTTCGGCGAGGACGCGACTCTTGAAGCGCTTGCGGCAACCTCGTTCGACCTGCTTGTGATTGACTACAGCGCGGACGGCGGCGACGATGGAGCGTTCTCCGCGGACGATATTGCGACGCTAAAGTCAGGCAAGGCAAACAGGATCGTACTTGCTTATTTAAGCATCGGCGAAGCAGAAGACTACCGCTGGTACTTCGATCCCGCGTGGGTGGACGAAGACGGGATGCCGCGGCTTTCCGCACCAGATTGGCTGGGTCCGACAAATCCTGATTGGCCCGGCAATTACAAGGTGCGCTATTGGGACGGCGACTGGCAGGCGCTTCTTATGGGTGACGGCGGCGGCGAAGGATACCTGGATCGGATAGCGGTTGCGGGATTCGACGGCGTGTACCTTGACATAGTTGACGCCTACGAATACTGGGGGCCGGACGGAGACGCATACGAACGCGACGACGCTGCGTTCCTGATGGCGCAGCTCGTTGCGCGGATTGCCCAGCGCGGCAGGCAACTTCGGGGCAATTCGTTCCTGGTCGTGCCCCAAAATGCGACGCATCTTTACGCGGAGCTTGAGACGCGATATCGTGACGAATACTTGGAAGCGATTGACGGAATCGGCGTGGAGGACGTTTTCTTTTTCGGAGAGCTGGACATGGACAACCCGCTTAACGTCCAAAATGACATCCTGGCAGACCTGCGCGCGCTAAGGCAGGCAGGCGAGAGAATCCTGTCCGTGGAATACCTGTCGAATCCAACGCTTCTTAACGCGTATTTCCCGCTTGCTCGTGCCGAAGGATTCGTCCCGCTTGCGGCCGGACGGGAGCTGGACGCCATCCCCTCGCCCCCGCCTTCGTAATCTGATACAATTGTTCCGAGACCTTCTCAAGGGGTGCGTGATGGAACATACCTTTCCTGAAAAAGACATTGCCGTCGCAGCCAAGCTGATTGGAAAGCTCGCCGCGGCCCAAGCCGAATTCGGACGCATCAAAGAGGATTTCGAAAACGTCAGCGCGGAATACATCGCAGCCAAGAAGAAAACCGAGGTTCGCGGCGCGTACATCGATGTTCTCGCTGAAATCGCGCAGGAAATTGGGGAAGAGATCGACCCGCACGAGAATGAATCCTTGGGAGAGCTTGAAAGCCGCATGGAGAAATCTCGTGAGGTCCATGATGCCCTTCAAAAGGAAATCTCACGCTTGACCGAGCTCGCGGACAAATTGAAGTCCAAT
Coding sequences:
- a CDS encoding endo alpha-1,4 polygalactosaminidase, with protein sequence MRNSLKKSLVEIPGLAASFAAALFVLISCGGGGGKPPDDWPPINPPPQPGPADLRKERMDAVQSWGYVLQFGEDATLEALAATSFDLLVIDYSADGGDDGAFSADDIATLKSGKANRIVLAYLSIGEAEDYRWYFDPAWVDEDGMPRLSAPDWLGPTNPDWPGNYKVRYWDGDWQALLMGDGGGEGYLDRIAVAGFDGVYLDIVDAYEYWGPDGDAYERDDAAFLMAQLVARIAQRGRQLRGNSFLVVPQNATHLYAELETRYRDEYLEAIDGIGVEDVFFFGELDMDNPLNVQNDILADLRALRQAGERILSVEYLSNPTLLNAYFPLARAEGFVPLAAGRELDAIPSPPPS